CCGTACATACGTGAATCCGTCTGAACGCGCCGCAACACGCTCCTCGCCACAGGTGTTcgagcagtgccaagtaggtcacgccgcaacTGCGCGTTAACGTCACACTCCCCTCGCAGTGCGCTCTGACGTCACGCTCTTCCTCCCTGTGCGCGCGCCTGAGGCGGCAGCCTTGTCCGTTCTTCCGCAACGCTTGCCGCTACCACTGCTCGCTGCGCTACCAGGAACGTCTGTCGCTACACCACCGAGTCGTTGGTACTGGAAGATGATCCGGAACCTCTCGAAGATGCTCTTGTACCGAGTGTGTTGCCTGGCGCGACCACGACTTCGTGGCGCTGTACCTCGTTCCCAACCTCCCATAGAAATATGTTAAGGGCTGTATGAAAGAGACGCTGACTGATTGAGGCGAAACCGTGTCGAAGAGTGTCTCTTAATGGCGTACTGACACAAAATTGCACGGCCGAAATAGCCTGAGAATGCAATTCCCGTAAGGAagcgtatatcatctgcaaaatatcaacagcaacTTTAATTTGGAAGGTATCTTGAATAATTTATGAGGCTTACTTCAGCGATCGAATTCATCGCGCTAGTGACACCCTCACAGGTGATCTTTTGAGAACCCTCTATTTCCCTCCCatcaccacgctgcagtcaataAAAAGGGTTAAGACGACGTCCTATCCGCCATTATTCTTTAGCTGCGTATGTTACTGAAATTGCTGGTCGCGAATGCATGGCCTTGGCGCACGCTGTGGAGTTTTGTGTTAGGCGCATGGACACTGCAGTTCCGTTTTTTATTCGAAAGCAATTCTTGATGCGGGCCATGCGGAAGTGTGTCAGAGTTTCGTGTGCTGATGCAATCGAGAGTTGCGCACAATAGGTGGCGGTACTTGCACCCGCTGGCTTttcgtttttggagctctctcaaaccagAACTGCTCTATAAAGAGGGGcttgtaattaattatctgtttCGTGttgcagcaaacaatgtgtcgtGTTATGAATAACAGGCCCCGAGCAACACGTTGCAGCAGAAAACACGAGGTCatagtttttgtgtcagtacccctttaaggccTGACCCCACGAACCCGTTACAGCGGGTGGCTTTTTTGACATGACGCCAAGCCTTCTCCCTAAGGAGAGTTGCGGTGCGTGGCTACGCGACGTTGCGCGCTCTTTCTATCTATAGGGAGAGGGCGGGTAGACGCGTCAAGAAAGCTCGCGCTGACGCGCTACAAACGTGTACATGTGGTCAGACCTTTGTAGACGCGGGAGACTTCAACGTCTCCAGGAATTCTCTAAGGTACAAAAacacttttctttccttttcagcGTTCATAAAAAATGTCAATGTTATATTTATTCTGTATGCCCTGATTGATATTTTCGGCAAGTTATTGGTGTGCAGTATTTCGCGATAAAAACGAATAAAGTAAGTCAGGAAGTGTCACATCTCCTTCTCTACCCCTTGTAGTGTTTTGAACGCACGATAAATACTTGCGTTCTATTTGTTCAGTGTGCAAACATGCCACTTGCTAGGGCACCTGTGCCATAGctggaaataaaataaaagtggGCAAGAGTGCACTTACGTACAGAGTATGCCGACCCGGTTGGCGGACGTATGTTGCTCGCACATGAAGTGGATAGAGGTGAGACCAGTAAAAATAGCCAATGCAGGGCGCACCATTGAAACCTTACATCAATATTTAGTAGATATGGCCTCCCCGAACCGTGGCATTCAATAATGAAACTTAGTTCACTAAGTGCGCACAATCAGTCATTCATAAACGAAAACGGAATACGCCACCTTCGCATTACGCCTTATCATCCGCATTTCTACGATTGATCAGAAAGGGAACTGAACGACTAAACTGGGACTGCACAAGAACGCTAGTGGTACACGCAATGAAAGGTCGATTAGACCGAATTCTGCAGCAGTATAACTACCCACCACTGCCAAGTGGGAAAACACCAGCCTTCACGATGCTTGGTTTTGAGCCTTGTTGCAATAGATGCCGTTGTTTCACGCCGACCATTTTCTAACGCAGATACTGAAAAGTTCGGATACTTTGATACAGTAACTACAGGACGAAATTCAGGTGTGAGGCTGGCATTGTGCAGGCGCATGATGGCCACCGCACGGTATCCATGAAGGCCGCAGACAGGAAACATCATCGTTAGCAACTGGAACCTGCTCGGAGCAAGAAAAACAGTTCGTGACTTGCGCCGTGGAAGAGGACGTCAAACAAGAGCCTGGTGCTGAGGCAACGCAGACAGAAACTTGCTAGACTGGAGCACCGGTGGCCTTAAGCTGattgttacatcgtgcataatgaatagcacagcataaacggagacatcttgtttatttcatcttcttccttctcccccgtggcggccaccgagcgcgtgccaccgcacagcgctgtagtcggtagcgacgccttataccacatatcccctcttgcaaaaaaaaaaataaaataaaataaaaataaatggtagaaacacacaaaactgtttttgtctacttcctaacgaagtccttcaatttctttggggtcttctttttacgcttgcttttccttgcaggcgcattaaatcctggactggtcaaagcttgcgtgccgtctggtggagatgatacggggtctgccctttcatgaccatccgctcttgatgtgtcccattggggcgcactagatgaccgatcagatgcaggggaccagttcataagggcagcggtttcaggctgtaatgcatgagaagaccgattaaatgcaggtgtccagttcataacagcaggggtgcccgatttcattttgttgaccgctccggagtgaactgcgattaacttagatgcgttccacacacgcccatcgtccaaaaggtacgaggccggtccccgttttccaatgatcttcttgggcgcggaaaattgtgaagacagcttaccgtgagctgcagttgtcttaacgcgcacgtaatcaccaacgacgaaactgggttccttggctccacgtttttcatcggtgtagctcttcgagatcatttgcttctttttgacatgctctcgtagctgttcaatcgcccttgacgggtccgtgctgaagcatctgtcgggcaatcccaatatgtcaagtctggtgcgaggttggcgtcgatgaagaagaacagcgggtgtcgcaccagtagtcgcgtgaggcgtacagcgatatacttgcaggtaatcaagcatggctgttcgtacgtcacgacgttcaagcagggctagttgaatgtacgacttcagcaccctattgaatctctccaccaagccgttagcttgtgggtaatacacggaagagttgtagtgcgttattccacgctccgtgagaaactcgtcaaagcttgctgaagagaactgtggtccatgatcggatacaatactacgtgggtagccttctcgcgcaaaaagttcaagtaaaaacttcttcactgtagacgtggtcgcatctcgcacgaacgccacttcaggccacttgctataatagtcaataacagtaatcgcaaaacggcagtcggccgaagcttgcgtgaaaggtcccacaatgtcgatggcaattttttcccacgccgcgtcaggaagaggaacaggttgcagtggcgctggaaaggtacgtgcggacttgtcacaagactggcaaatcacgcatgtgcgcaccagttcttcaatgtgactatccatgcatggccaccaataggactctctcaggcgagctttggtacgactaatgcctggatgtgactcgtgggccagatccataaggcggcgtgtcaacgttgcaggcacgacaatcctgtcaccccggcataggatatcacttacaacagagagttcagccttcacgtaaaagtaaggtagcaattcttttgacagtgatttcttgtcaggccaagaagtagtcgtgaagtgcttaacttcacagataatctgatcattggcacttgcttcttgaagttctggcatggtaactacgggagacaacaaacagataaattcctcttctggtgcatcgcggattaaactctggacgggtagcctggagagagcgtcagccacgacgttttcgctacctttcctgtattcgacggtatagttgtagcagagcaaccgtgaggaccagcgcgcaatccttaatggtcggtgaccggtgcctttcgtcgaaagaagcgtaaccagcgctgcgtgatccgttcgtaagatgaaaggtcgtccccatagataaacgtgccagtgttcgcaagcccaaacacaggcaagggcctcacgttcgccgactgagtatttccgctcatgcggttgaagtgtgcgggaggcgaatgcgacagtttgcagtgaggtcccgttgtcttgctgaagtactgcacctaatccatatcctgaagcatcagttgtaacgaacacaggcaagtgaggatcgaaaagatgaagcacttcgcaagatgtgagcagagatttcaggcgctccaaactgctctgtgctgccgcactccaaacgaaagaggcttgtcctcgtagcaaggcgcgcattggctcgacaacatccgaaaaatgaggaatgaacttggaatagaagcctgcaagccccagtagcgagcggagttcgttaatatttgtaggtgatggtgcctttgttatcgcctcaatggatgacatcaacggaaataatcctttggcgctcacaacgtgacctagaaaagtcaactctgccacgtcaaagacacacttgttgttgagccggaggccagcatcagaaagacgttgcaatacagcgcgcaagtttcccaaatggtcctctcgggatcgcccatacacgatgatgtcatcaatgtaaaataggacacatttgcaccctttcaagatcatgtgcatcattttctggaacgctgatggcgccgacgccagtccgaagcaaaccctcttgaagcgaaatagtccatcgtgagtgatgaacgtggtaaggtcacggctctctaaactgagcggtaactggtgatatgcagaagctaagtctagcttcgagaaacgctgtgccccagccaggctgttcaggagctcctcagtttgtggcaaaggaaaactgtctactaccacagctttgtttggctcccgtaagtcaacacacatgcgaatcgagccgtctttttttctggctacgacaataggggagacccactcagaagagtcgacacgctcaatgatgccctgagcttctaatttctgaacttctgccgagacttgctcgcgaatgacaagtggcagtcgtctcagtttgctggccaccggttgtacagacgcgcgaactctgaccttgtgagtgaaacctctcacagttcccagctcttttgcaaataggtgctcaaactcagaacgtaattctggaggtagcaccggagtttcttgcgtcattagaagacacctgagcggtgacccttggatcttcatatccagagcagcgatgccgtctaatcccagaatggtcgttcccccaggcacaacgtatagtagaacagaagtgcatcggccgtgaaatgaggcagtagcaatgaagcatccttgtataggaattgctgcctttgaataatcgagaagctggacggatgtagacttcagtggatacgctttagaaaaatagcgttggtaaagttcttcggccaggatcgaaaccgatgatcctgtatcgatcaaaaatggtacagaaattccttctatttccaacgctgcgtaaattcccttcttacggctccagatctgacaaacacttaaatggtcgtctggatcagctgtatcgttaccttccgctacatgctgaacattcttctcaaacttccgcaatgacttgcacaccttttcaagatggccaattttctcacattgtcgacacctatgtgctttggccttgcacagagagctatttgcaaggtgtgccgtagaaccacaacgataacatacttgctctttcggagatatgcgactttgaccgtgcatgttatagcaagtacatgtgctacaatgccgttctctgtgatttgaagtatcttttacacgatgaacttgcaagtcattttgtgcaagttctcttgcttcattagtcgcttgaccatgctgtttggcaatggtaagagccttagaaagcgtgagagactcttccagcagaaggcgttcacgtaagtatccacttgtggttttctctatgagctggtcgcgtatcatgtcgtccgttagatcaccgaaattgcatgctcctacaagacctcagcgcggtgacgtaatcagccgcagtctcacctggggcctgcgtacgttgacggaaacggtgacgcgctgcagtgacgttcaacgtggttttgaagtgaccttccagcgtcgcgatggcgcggtcgaacacatcaggactaggggacgtcagtgtacctgccgcagcgctcgcaggcacgaggcacgggtcgtcagtagtcgtcagagtctggaagatacgttgtccttccaagcccaagcagttgagcaggatcgccttccgacgaatggcaggtaggtcgaaggcgcccgaagcaaccatgtaattcttgaaagcctggatccattgctcccatggaatgtccgggtgtccaggtgacgacaggaacggaggtggcggctgtagccccgaaatactcatcgtagaagatggtaggcaataaacgagggcacagatgaggttcaggccggtagcacatgggctggtgaatcttcgtcgccaaaatatgttacatcgtgcataatgaatagcacagcataaacggagacatcttgtttatttcatcttcttccttctcccccgtggcggccaccgagcgcgtgccaccgcacagcgctgtagtcggtagcgacgccttataccacactGATCCCACAGCCGACTCGACAATTGTTAGGATTTACCGTCCTAAACCCACGTGATAGTAACAGACACCGTTGTGGAGGCCGTCGAGAATTTCAACCGTGGGGGATCTTCAACTTGCACTTAAGTTTGATTGTTTGTTGGTTTCCTGTATgtactggcacatacccactctgggtgATATGCCATAAAGTCTAGTAGTAGCCTACATGTGATACACCGAATTACAAGGTAAGTGGACGGGCTTCAGTCATTTTTGTCTTCATTGAAAAAAGCGGCGGCCGCCACCGAGATTTTTCATGAAGACCAGCGGGCCAGCAGCCTACTATCATACGCATAAGGCCATCGTAACGGGTTGCAGGTTCTTTCTAATCGAAACTATTGATAGCACCCTCTGCAGCATTGACAGTAGCTTTCTGAGTATAGTAGGTTGCCTTTTTGACGCCATCAATTTGAACATGTATACAACACCTCTACTGCATTGTTTCATTGTGAACAACGCCGCCGTAAGAGACTCGAAATCTTCGATATTTCATGTTTTTTATATTTGGTTGGTATCTCTGTTTAACTAATACCGTGAACATTCTCGAATAGACCACTTTCACCGATCTCAAGATTTTAAGACGAGGTTGTCAAAACCTACGTTTCACTCGCGAGAATCACAATCCACCGAAGAAGAAGTTGAACGTGCGTTGTTCTCCTCGTGATCTGCTCGTTCTAGAACAACGCTGGACACCGCCATGGTAAGACGCCATTTTCTAGTCTCTTGTTTGAGCTAGTCGACGCTGTTGGTCTCATTGTTGGTTTCTCATTTAAATGTTCATTTAGTAAATGTTCATTTTCTCGCGAACATCCCCTGAGTAGGAAACTCACCTTGAAGCATATCGAGAGCAAAACAATCCAATTTAAACATAAAGTGTGTCATTGGACTTCGTGTCTTCACAGTGGTAGTCGGGTTTCTATCCTGTTCATGAGAACCCACAGGAGTTCCGATGGTTATGAGTAGTTAGGGcttcgattgaaaaaaaattgtcgaTTGTTTATGCGCTATTTCTCAGAAATGGTTTGGTTGGGTGGAATCTATTACTGAAAATCGCAGTATGTGGATTCGCAGCCAGTGTGAACCACATGCTTTTTTCCCACCTTTAGATCGAGGATAACGCCGGGAGAAATCGCAGCGATAAATTAAATAACGTTGTATTCTGCAGTAGCAGCATTTATGTTGTGGCCCTCATGCCGTGTTGGTTACTTTGGACCTGAACTCCTTGCCGAATTTTCGGGCCGCTACCTGTTTATTCTAGGTTACATTTGCGCATTTAACTTCGGATGGGCTCCCAAAATCACTCAACGAGTTGACATGCAGTAGCAGCATTTATGTGGTTACTCGCATATCGGTTTGGCCATTTAAGCATGAAACCCTTGACGGTTTATTTTGCTGCCAACTTTGGATTTAAGCTTACCTTTGTGCATTCTACTGCGGGATGCAAGTAGCTTCCAAAATGACTCAATCAGTTGAGGTGTTGGCTATTTCTATTAGTCGAGAAACTTTTGCAGTTTTCAGTTCACGTGtatatctttttttcttgatGGTTGGGCTTTTAATGAGTCATTACGGAACACGAGGGAACGATGCAGATTCCTCTTAACCACAGATGCATTTAGATGGCCAGTTTGTAGCCCCCACTACTGCGTGTTTCGTAGTGGGCCTGTCGTTCACAACTCCTTTATAGCACCTAGTTTTCTTGCAAGCCATGAAGATGTTACAAACATGTTTCGGTAGACGAATTTCAGCATCCGTTTATATACGTTTCGCAGAGCAAGGCCCAGTTCATATCTCGTGCTGGTTACCGCCTACCACTCGGCCGCCGAAGCAATGTCCTGGCTTCCCTACATCAGCAGCACACGACGAGTTCAGCCGCAAGAGGTGGTCGGGACTCCTCCATCCGGAGCCTTCCACGCAGCGAGGTGCTATGGTCGACTCAACCCAACAGCGACGATGGCGAACTACACGTGCGGGCAGCAGATGGCGACTCGGGCATTTGCGCCGCCTTCCCGATGCATGATGCACCTGTGGTACAGCGCCTGGAGGCGTCAACGCTCAACTACACTAGGGAGACGGCGCTGGTGGGTGCATATTTGTAGACATATATGCTGCTTTTTTCGTAGCACCAGACGAGCTACTAGACGTGGTAGAATAGGCTGTTGGCgtatacagtaaaaaaaaaaaaaaatcgtggctgatccctcttttTAGAAAATGTGATAACAAGAAAGGGAAGCGTGTCTTCACAAAAGCAGCTTAGCGTTTATTGTGCCTTGTTTTGCCAGAAAAGCGAATGAACGGATGCTACAGCTAGAAATTGAAAATGCAAGCGGTGAAGGACCACTACCTGAAAACTTTCAGCGCGACTGCTACGACTGTTACAGATCGACTTTTGAAGCGTCCTGTTcaaccagaagaaaaaaaattcaccaaACGCACGCACAAGTATAGACCACACAAGCGCGAACAGTCACAGTCCTCACTTCTTCGTGTGTGAGAAGCGTGCTCGGATTTAAAGCGCGGCCGCTAAAGCGAGCGAAGAGACCTTTTTGCTCTCCCAAACCGCAAGTGTGACATGCATGCGTGCAGCAGAGTCTGCGCTCTGTGGAGGCGGCACTTAAAGAAACGCTAGAGCTGACGACCTTGGGAGTGCGCCCAACGCGAAGCGATCGCAGCAACTCCCTACTGATGACAATAGCGCGATATGAAGTAAGAGCTCTGAGGGCCGACATACGGTATATGTTGTGTATAAATGGCTTGTCATTGGCATGTTCGACAACGTACGTTTCGTGGCCTAGGGAATAGCGGCGCGCGTTCCAGATAGGTCGATGAATAGACGCATCACGACGTTGTTTATTTTTTATAGAATCTGTTAGATTATGTTTTGCAACGTTTTTCTTTTACcggacggaagtacgtcagcgagGCCCAAATATACCCCGAAATGAAACACTGTTGTGTTAAAAAAAGAAGGCTGTCTTACTGTCTCAGCGTAATATTCAGCATCTATCTTGCTTGTGTTGCATTACCGATGCGTGCCTCGAGTTTCCCAGTCACGAATAGAATGTGCATTATCTGaattcgggacgttaaacctcacatatcaatcatgcaTGCGCATTATCAAGGTGACAATAGTATCCATGATAGGA
The nucleotide sequence above comes from Rhipicephalus microplus isolate Deutch F79 chromosome 2, USDA_Rmic, whole genome shotgun sequence. Encoded proteins:
- the LOC142794962 gene encoding uncharacterized protein LOC142794962, with translation MPGAVPAKYSQSKAQFISRAGYRLPLGRRSNVLASLHQQHTTSSAARGGRDSSIRSLPRSEVLWSTQPNSDDGELHVRAADGDSGICAAFPMHDAPVVQRLEASTLNYTRETALGRVLLRASPTL